The sequence GGCTCGTGTATGTTCATTTGCTTCATTTTGGCCCGGCTGGTAAAGCCCATTTTCAGCCCGATCACCTTATGGCCTTGCTCGCGCTTGATGGCAACCAGCTCATCCTGGATCCGGTAAGCATCCTCTACCGATAAGTCGGGGTATTCAGCCGTAAGTTTCACCGCTTCCTGCCGGTTGAGTTCCGCATCGACCAACAACTGCGCCAATGATCTGTAAGAACGTTCCGCAAGCAAGCTGTTTCCCCCCTTATCGCATTTCCGCAGCAACGTTTCTCTTGGCGATTTCCGCAGCCACATCAATAATCATATCTTCTTGACCCCCTACCGCCTTTCGCTTCCCAAGCTCAATCAGGATATCGCGGGGATCAATCCCGAACTTTTTCGCGGCACGCTCGGCATGCAGCCGGAAGCTGGAATATACGCCTGCATATCCGAGGACAAGGCTGTCCCGGGTGATCTCCTGCGGAACCTGAAGAATGGGCGCAACGATCTCTTCCGCCAAATCCATTATTTTGTAGAGATCAATGCCGGTTTCGATGCCCATCCGTTCCAGCACGGCGACCAACACTTCCGTTTGCGTGTTGCCCGCGCCGGCGCCCAAACAGCGAACACTGCCGTCGATTCGCGTTGCCCCTTCCTGTATTGCGGCCAGCGTGTTGGCCATCGCAAGGGACAAATTATTGTGTGCGTGGAACCCGATCTCAACGCCGATACTTTGCTTTATTGCCCTGATTCGTTCGGCCACTTCATGGGGAAGCAATGCGCCGGCCGAATCGACGACATACACCGCATCGGCTCCGTAGCTCTCCATTAGTTTTGCTTGCTCGACCAGCTTTTCCGAAGGTGCCATATGAGACATCATCAAAAATCCGACGGTGAAGAGGCCAAGTTCTTTGGAACGAGCAATGTGCTGGGCGGAAATATCGGCTTCGGTAACGTGCGTCGCAATCCGCGCCATACCGACACCCAGTTTCGCAGCGGCAATCAAATCTTTGATGGTACCGATTCCGGGCAACAGGAGCACACCTACCGTCGCCTGTTCGCAGACTGCGACTGCCGCTTCAATCAGTTCCATTTCATTCGTGCGGGACAGCCCATACTGCAAAGAAGAACCGGAAAGACCGTCTCCATGGGAAACTTCGATGAAGGGAACATTCGCCTCGTCCAAAGCGCGAACCACGCTGACCACCTGTTCAACGGTAAATTGATGGTTGATCGCATGGCTGCCGTCGCGAAGCGCCACTTCCGTGATGAGAATATCCCGTTTCGCACTCATCTGTTTCGTCTCCTTTCCTGTTTCAGACGGATGCTACGCTCACGTGGTGTGTGGCAAATTCCTCCGCCACTTTGACCGCTGTCGCTGTCATGATGTCCAAATTGCCGGAGTATTTGGGCAGGTAATCACCGGCCCCTTCCACTTCCAGAAAGACGGTGACTTTGTTGCCGTCGAAAATAGGCTCTGTCCGGAGACGATACCCCGGTACGTACGATTGAATATAGCCTACGGCTTGCTCAACGGATGCAGTGATGGCTGGTTCATCCAATGCTTCTTCGTCAACCAGAGCATACACCGTATTCCTCATCAAAATCGGAGGCTCTGCAGGGTTCAGGATGATGATCGCCTTGCCTTTCTTCGCTCCGCCAATGGCTTCAATGCCGTGAGCGGTGGTTTCCGTAAATTCGTCGATGTTGGCGCGGGTGCCCGGACCGGCGCTTTTGCTGGAAATGGTGGCGACAATCTCAGCGTAGCTGACTGGACTCACTCGGTGAATCGCATGAACGATGGGAATCGTCGCCTGGCCTCCGCACGTAATCAAATTGATGTTTTTTTCATGCAGGTGAGAACCGAGATTGACAGCCGGAACCACATATGGGCCAGCTGCTGCCGGAGTCAGGTCGATGGCAATCTTGCCCGCTTCCCGGAGGGCCTTGGCGTGACGAATATGCGCTTTCGCAGACGTGGCGTCAAAAACGATTTTGGCAAGTTCCGGGCTGTTTTCCAAAAACTGCTGCAGTCCGCCGTCGAACACTTCATAACCGTACTGCTTCGCCAGGCGCAGTCCCTCCGAGTCGGGATCAATTCCGATCATCGCGGTTAGCTCCAACCGGCTTGACCTGCCCAGCTTCATCATCAAATCGGTACCGATGTTCCCGGAGCCGAGAATGGCAACCTTTACTTTAGACATGAAAACTCACTCCTACTTCCCCGAGATGGGCGATTCTCGCGCTGAAATAGTCTCCGGGGGCCGCATTGACCGCCGCGGACAGAGCGCCGGACAGAATCACTTCCCCGGCTTTTAGCGTATTCCCAAACTCAATCAGTTTGTTGGCGAGCCATGCCACGCAGTTTGCGGGGTTGCCCAACGCCGCTGCACCCACACCGGTATTGACCAACTCGCCGTTTTTATAAAAGGCCATACCAGCCAATGCGAGATCGATTTGATCCGGCTTAACGGGACGTCCACCCAACACAAACAAACCGGAGGATGCATTGTCCGCGATCGTATCTTGCAGCCTGATCTTCCAATCCGCGATCCGGCTGTCCACAATCTCCAGAGCAGGGAGGAGATAATCGGTCGCCTGCAGCACGTCAAACGCGGTAACGCGGGGCCCCTGCAGATCGCGTTTTAACACGAAGGCAATCTCCCCTTCCACCTTGGGCTGAATCACTCGCTGAAACGGAATTTCCCCTCCGTTTTCAACGGCCATGCCCGCAAGCAAATGACCGTAATCAGGCTGGTCGACCCCGAGCAATGTTTGCATGGCTAACGAGGTTAACCCGATTTTCTTTCCGACAACGAAGTCGCCAGCCTTCACTTTTCGCTCAATCGTGTTCAACTGCACACAGTACGCTTCTTCTGTCGTAAGATGCGGGTCAAGAGCCGTTAACGGCTCTACCCCGCGTCCGCTTCGTTCCGCCTCCGCCAAAAGGTCGGCAAATCTCGTGATTTTTGCCAAATCCAACGACGCAACCTCCCTGCGTTATGTTTTCATAGTTTCATGGTAACGGTCTTTGCTTCCGTATAGAATTCGAAGCTGTGTCGCCCGCCTTCACGTCCGATGCCGCTCGCTTTTGCCCCGCCGAACGGCGTGCGCAGGTCGCGTACATACCAGCAATTGATCCACAACAGGCCCGACTGCACCTGGGCAGCCACGCGGTGGGCGCGTCTCAAGTCGTTCGTCCAGACGACACCGGCCAATCCGTAGATCGAGTCATTGGCAATGCGAATCGCTTCTTCTTCCGTTTTGAACGGAATGACGACGACAACCGGGCCGAAAATTTCCTCCTGGGCCACCCGCATTTTATTCTCTACGTCGTAAAACACTGTCGGCTCGTAGAAATTTCCGTCACCCAGACTGGTGATTCGTTTTCCGCCATAAGCAAGCCTGGCGCCTTCTTCCAGGCCGATTTGCACGTAGTCATCGACCGTTTTCAGGTGGCTGCGCGAGACGAGAGCCCCCATTTCCGTTTCCGGATCCAGCGGATCGCCCACCTTGATCTGCCGCACCGCCTTCACAAATTGGTCGAGGAACCGATCGTAAATGCTCTCCTGCACCAGCAGTCGTGACCCGGCCAGGCAGATTTCTCCCTGGTTGCGGTAAATCGCTTCGATGGACCCCTTCACCGCTTCATCGAGATCGGCGTCTTCAAACACGATGTTTGCCGACTTTCCGCCCAGTTCGAGAGAGACCGGGATCAGCTGGGAAGCGGCATTTTTCATTACCATCTTGCCTGTCGTCGTCTCGCCTACAAAGGAAATCCTGCGCACGTAAGGATGCGTGGTCATCGCCGTACCGACCGTTCCTCCCGGGCCGGTCACGATGTTCAAAACTCCCGGGGGCAAGCCCGCCTCATTGGCGATTTCCCCCAGCATCACGGCGCTTAAGGGGGTATAGGAGGCCGGCTTCACCACCACGGTATTGCCGGCTGCCAAGGCAGCAGAAGCTTTCCAGGTCATCTGCATAAACGGCAGATTCCACGGAATAATCAGGCTGGTCACTCCTGCGGGCGCGTATTTCGTGTACGACATGAAATTGCGCATCTCGTAATTTTCATGAATCAGGTATTTGGCCATCTCGGCAAAAAAGCGCAAGTTCCAGGCGGCTCTGGGAATATCAAAGCCGCGGCTCTCCTTGATCGGCTTGCCTACATCGAGCGTTTCGACCAAGGCCAATTCATCCACCCGTTCCATCACAAGATCGGACATTTTGCAAAGAATCTTCGCCCGTTCTTCGACAGGCATACTGCTCCAGACTCCGCTTTCGAAGGTGCGCTGTGCCACTTCGATCGCTTCGCGCACATCTTCCTCTCCGGCATTGGCCACCGAGGCCAGCTTGCAATTGGTCGCAGGGTTGATAGTATCGAACGTTTCGCCGGAGTTGGCGTCTGTGTATTCGCCGTTGATAAACAGCCTGGCGTCTTTTATCTTTCTTTCTCTTGCTTGTGCTGTCTGGTTCATCTGAATCCCCCTACTCCTCAATTTCCACGATCATTTCAACTTCGACCGCGTTGTTGTGCGGAAGCTGCGCCATTCCTACCGCAGAACGCGCGTGTTTTCCTTTCTCTCCGAAAATCTGCACCAACAAATCGGAGGCGCCGTTCATCACCTTCGGTTGATCCGTAAAATCAGGAGCACTGTTGACAAAGCCCAGGAGTTTCACAATCCGTTTCACTTTGCTCAATTCTCCAATCTCCTGTTTAACGACCGTCAGGAGATTCAGCATGCACTGTCTTGCCGCCTGATAGCCTACTTCTACCGTAACGTCTTCGCCAAGTTTGCCGCGGTACTCATTCGTTCCCTGACCGGCCAAAAACAAGAGATTGCCGCTGCGAACGCCGCTCACGTAATTTCCCGCCGCCTGCCGCGGCGCAGGCAACGTCAGGCCCAGTTCCTCCAATCGTTGTTCGGGTGTCGCCGCATGCATCGTCATCGTTACCTCACCTTCACCTGGCTCATATTCAGGAAGTGAAGCGCATTTTCCCCCAGCATCGCCCGCTTTTGTTCTTCCGTAATCGTCAACGTCTTGTCAATGACCTCGCCCGGGGGAATTTCCCGCAGGAGGAACGGGTAATCAGACCCCATCAGGATCCGCTCATGGCCAAAGCGGTCAATCATGTACTGGATGTTTGCTGGGTCATAGACCAACGAATCAAAATAGAAATTCTTCGCGTAATAGCTGGGCGGCTGTTCAAGAAGCCGGAGATGAGGCCATACCCTCCAGCCCTGATCCAGCCGGGGAAGAATGTAGGGGAATGACCCCCCACCGTGCGCAAAACAAATCCGCAGGCGGGGGAATTTCTCGATCACACCGCCAAGGATCAAGCTTGCCGCAGCGAGGGCCGTTTCGCTCGGCATCCCCACGGTATACATGAGATTGTGGCGAGACATCCGCTCTCTGCCCAGTGTCTCCCACGGGTGAACAAACAGCGGCACGTCCCACTTCTCGCACATCTGGAAAAATTCCAACAAAGTAGGGTCATCCAGATTGTTTCCGTTCACATTGGTACCGATTTCAACCCCTTTCAGGCCCAGTTCGTGAATGCAGCGATCCATTTCGCGGATGGCGATTTCCGAGTTCTGCAGGGGAACCGTTCCAAGGCCGATAAACCGGTCGGGATGTTGTTTCACGGTTTCCGCGATGAAATCGTTTTGGATGCGGGCCATCACTTCCGCTTCTTCAGCGGGCGCCCAATAGGAAAACGTGACGGGAATCGGAGACAGCACCTGGATGTCCACCTTTTCCCGCTCCATATCCTGTAGCCGCTTCGCAGCATCCCACACCTGGTCGGTTACTTCGCGGAACACCTTTCCCCCGACCATGATATTGGCGCCGCATGCGCATGTGCGGTGAAGAACAGGCCAACGCTCCCCCTTGAATTTTTCGGCGAAATTCGGCAGGTCTTCCGGGATGATATGGGTGTGAAAATCTACTCGCATTTCCATTCGCTCGCTTCCGGGGGCATGACGTAACCGCAATTTTTGCAAGTCCGCAGATCCAGGCTGCCGTTAAATCCTTCGATCGCTTGCTTTACCTGCGTTTCGATATTGGTTAACTGAACGGTAACGCGGTGCATTTCATGGTCGCATTGATCGCAGAACCAGACAAAGTCCTCCAGCTCTCCCTGAGCCCTGTTGCGCTCAATGACAATGCCGATGGAATCGGCTACCCTGTGCGGCGAATGCGGAACATTGGGCGGGAGCAGGAACATTTCTCCTTCCCTCACGGTGATCACTTCGCGCTTGCCTTCCTGATTGATGATCTCGACGTAACAATCCCCCTTCAGTTGATAGAAAATTTCTTCCGAGGGATCGACGTGAAAGTCGCGCCGTTTGTTCGGTCCGCCCAGAAGCATTACGATCAGCTCCGTGTCTTTCCAAATAACCTTATTGTTCACCGGAGGTTTCAGCTGGTCCTTGTTTTCCTCGATAAATTTCCACAAATTGATCGGTGCAAAAATGCTCGTCGTGCTCATGTCAATCGCTCCTTTTCCGCTTGGATTTCTTTTGCCGTCTTTCCGCCAATTGCCCAATGGTTCGACGGAATCTCGTAAAGGATGATCCTGATTCGTTCGGGTGCGACCTGCAGGGTTTCGGAGACCGCTTGCGTGACGTTTTCAATCAAACGCTCCTTCACCTCCTGATCTCGTCCCTCCAGCAGTTTGATCTCAAGAATAGGCATGGATGTCACCGGCTTTTAACGCT comes from Effusibacillus pohliae DSM 22757 and encodes:
- a CDS encoding 3-hydroxyanthranilate 3,4-dioxygenase; amino-acid sequence: MSTTSIFAPINLWKFIEENKDQLKPPVNNKVIWKDTELIVMLLGGPNKRRDFHVDPSEEIFYQLKGDCYVEIINQEGKREVITVREGEMFLLPPNVPHSPHRVADSIGIVIERNRAQGELEDFVWFCDQCDHEMHRVTVQLTNIETQVKQAIEGFNGSLDLRTCKNCGYVMPPEASEWKCE
- a CDS encoding aldehyde dehydrogenase produces the protein MNQTAQARERKIKDARLFINGEYTDANSGETFDTINPATNCKLASVANAGEEDVREAIEVAQRTFESGVWSSMPVEERAKILCKMSDLVMERVDELALVETLDVGKPIKESRGFDIPRAAWNLRFFAEMAKYLIHENYEMRNFMSYTKYAPAGVTSLIIPWNLPFMQMTWKASAALAAGNTVVVKPASYTPLSAVMLGEIANEAGLPPGVLNIVTGPGGTVGTAMTTHPYVRRISFVGETTTGKMVMKNAASQLIPVSLELGGKSANIVFEDADLDEAVKGSIEAIYRNQGEICLAGSRLLVQESIYDRFLDQFVKAVRQIKVGDPLDPETEMGALVSRSHLKTVDDYVQIGLEEGARLAYGGKRITSLGDGNFYEPTVFYDVENKMRVAQEEIFGPVVVVIPFKTEEEAIRIANDSIYGLAGVVWTNDLRRAHRVAAQVQSGLLWINCWYVRDLRTPFGGAKASGIGREGGRHSFEFYTEAKTVTMKL
- the dmpG gene encoding 4-hydroxy-2-oxovalerate aldolase, which produces MSAKRDILITEVALRDGSHAINHQFTVEQVVSVVRALDEANVPFIEVSHGDGLSGSSLQYGLSRTNEMELIEAAVAVCEQATVGVLLLPGIGTIKDLIAAAKLGVGMARIATHVTEADISAQHIARSKELGLFTVGFLMMSHMAPSEKLVEQAKLMESYGADAVYVVDSAGALLPHEVAERIRAIKQSIGVEIGFHAHNNLSLAMANTLAAIQEGATRIDGSVRCLGAGAGNTQTEVLVAVLERMGIETGIDLYKIMDLAEEIVAPILQVPQEITRDSLVLGYAGVYSSFRLHAERAAKKFGIDPRDILIELGKRKAVGGQEDMIIDVAAEIAKRNVAAEMR
- a CDS encoding RidA family protein is translated as MTMHAATPEQRLEELGLTLPAPRQAAGNYVSGVRSGNLLFLAGQGTNEYRGKLGEDVTVEVGYQAARQCMLNLLTVVKQEIGELSKVKRIVKLLGFVNSAPDFTDQPKVMNGASDLLVQIFGEKGKHARSAVGMAQLPHNNAVEVEMIVEIEE
- a CDS encoding amidohydrolase family protein; its protein translation is MRVDFHTHIIPEDLPNFAEKFKGERWPVLHRTCACGANIMVGGKVFREVTDQVWDAAKRLQDMEREKVDIQVLSPIPVTFSYWAPAEEAEVMARIQNDFIAETVKQHPDRFIGLGTVPLQNSEIAIREMDRCIHELGLKGVEIGTNVNGNNLDDPTLLEFFQMCEKWDVPLFVHPWETLGRERMSRHNLMYTVGMPSETALAAASLILGGVIEKFPRLRICFAHGGGSFPYILPRLDQGWRVWPHLRLLEQPPSYYAKNFYFDSLVYDPANIQYMIDRFGHERILMGSDYPFLLREIPPGEVIDKTLTITEEQKRAMLGENALHFLNMSQVKVR
- a CDS encoding acetaldehyde dehydrogenase (acetylating), yielding MSKVKVAILGSGNIGTDLMMKLGRSSRLELTAMIGIDPDSEGLRLAKQYGYEVFDGGLQQFLENSPELAKIVFDATSAKAHIRHAKALREAGKIAIDLTPAAAGPYVVPAVNLGSHLHEKNINLITCGGQATIPIVHAIHRVSPVSYAEIVATISSKSAGPGTRANIDEFTETTAHGIEAIGGAKKGKAIIILNPAEPPILMRNTVYALVDEEALDEPAITASVEQAVGYIQSYVPGYRLRTEPIFDGNKVTVFLEVEGAGDYLPKYSGNLDIMTATAVKVAEEFATHHVSVASV
- a CDS encoding 2-keto-4-pentenoate hydratase, which encodes MDLAKITRFADLLAEAERSGRGVEPLTALDPHLTTEEAYCVQLNTIERKVKAGDFVVGKKIGLTSLAMQTLLGVDQPDYGHLLAGMAVENGGEIPFQRVIQPKVEGEIAFVLKRDLQGPRVTAFDVLQATDYLLPALEIVDSRIADWKIRLQDTIADNASSGLFVLGGRPVKPDQIDLALAGMAFYKNGELVNTGVGAAALGNPANCVAWLANKLIEFGNTLKAGEVILSGALSAAVNAAPGDYFSARIAHLGEVGVSFHV
- a CDS encoding 2-hydroxymuconate tautomerase, whose product is MPILEIKLLEGRDQEVKERLIENVTQAVSETLQVAPERIRIILYEIPSNHWAIGGKTAKEIQAEKERLT